The nucleotide sequence AAGTAGGCACAATTAACGGCGACTGCTGGAAATTAGAATTCAACGGGTTTATTGGCGCACTAAAAACAGAAATAGCGCTAACCGAATTCACTTTGGAACTCAAAAAAGACTTTCCATCTTCGTAATATAAAACTACCGGAAACGAAGCTGATAATCCAAAGTTGGTTTTGGTATTTGGATACTGAAAATTGCTCACCTGATTCTCAAAAACCGAAGCCAATAAAGGATGGTTGAAATTGATTTTGGTAATTCGTTTTTCAGTATTTTCAATCGGTTGGTATTGGATGTTTCCAAAGTTTTTCAAAAACGAATTCAAATTCGGAACCGAACCTTTTGAGGAAGGAATGAGGATCAAGTTGCTGCCTTTTTCGACCAATGTTTTTAAGGTAGTTTGTAAGGCTACAGGAATTTCATCGATTTCGTTAAGGATAATTGCATCTTGTTTTTCGAGTGCATTGTAATCCAAAGAGGTCAATGTGCTGTTTTGAAAATCAAATTCATCATTGGTATATATTCGAGATAAGAAATTGCTTTTTTCGGCTTCGCCAATGCTTAAAACGGCTGTTTTTTGCGTTTTTGAAATGCTGAAATAATAGCTGTTGTCATAGGCTAAGCCATTATCGTCAATGTTTACAACACCATGAAAGGCTTGTTTAGGAATCGTAAACGGAATTGTTTTTTTGGGAGTATCAAAAGAAACAATCGTTTTTGCAATCAGTTTGTTATTGTTGTAAATCGCAATCGAAGTTGGTTTGATATCGTCTCCATAACTCGATAATTCCACATTCAGATTGTAGAAGTTTTCCAGAGTTTCCTGAATGTAAACGCTGTCAATAGCAATGTTGTTTTTTTGTTCTGCTTTTGGAATCACAAAAAAAGTATTGTCTTCTTTGTGGATGTTTTGCAGTTGTTTTTTTTCAAGTCCTATGGCATCGGTGATAATGACAATGTCTTTTTTGAATGCCGATTTATGCGCTTTTATTTGTGCCAAAAGCGATTCGGCTTGAAAAGGAAGTGCGCTGTACTTTAGGTTTTGCAGTTCTGTTTGGATTTCTTTTTTGGTGGTGTTCCAAAAGGTTTCCGAATTTGTCAATAACGAAAAAGTAGCGTTCTCGGGGATGGTTTCTAATAATTCCTGAACCGCACGTTTTAGCAATTCCCCTTTTTTGCCTTTGGCTTGCATGCTTAACGAATTATCGAGAATAATGTACATTTCATTCGAACGGTTTTCGCTGTCTTTGGCTTTGAAATAAGGTTGGGCGAAAGCCAAAATAATAAAGGTCAGAAGCAGCAAACGACATCCTAAAAGCAGCCATTTTTTGATGGTGGAGCTTTTGCGAGTTTGTATTGTAAGAGCTTTTAGAAATCGAACGTTAGTGAAATATTCTTTTTTGAATCGGCGTAATTGAAAAAGATGCACCAAAATAGGGACAATCAACAAGAACAGAAAGTATAAAAGTTCAGGATGTTTAAAATACATTGAGTTCAAAAGTTTACTGTTCGAAAGGAAAACAGTGAATGGCTAGCCAAAAATACAAATTTGTAAACAGTTATGAATGGAGACGAGAAGATTTTTTCAAATGAAGATTTTATGTTTTAAACACGAATTGCACGAATTAACACGAAAAAGAAATGTTTAAATTTCACGAATCAGTCAATGACTGATCAAATTTGTGTAATTCGTGGCTGTCTAAAGGATACAATTGTTCGTTTTAATCTGTATTTTAGCATTTCTAAAAATTATTTATGATGAAAAAGTATCCTTCGGTTGTATTCGCGCTTCTATTTAGTATTTCATTTTTTGCACAACAAAGCAAGCTTAATTTAATTATTGGAACCTACACCAATAAATGTGATAGTAAAGGGGTTTATGTGTATGAATTTGATACTAATACGGGCAATTTCACCTTACAATCAGAGTCGGTGCCAACGGATAGTCCTAGTTATTTGGCGGTTTCACAAGATAATAAATTTGTTTATACGGTCAATTCTGATGCTGCCAATAGTGCCGTAACTGCTTTTGGATTTGATGCTAAAACGGGAAAACTGAATTTTTTGAATAAAGAAAAAACCAATGGTGTGAATCCATGTTTTATCATTAATGATGATAAAACAGTGATATCAGCCAATTATTCGGGTGGAAATGTTTCTGTTTTTGGTAAAAATAGTGACGGAACTGTGACAGCTTTAAAACAATTGGTGCAGCATGAAGGGAAAGGGCCTAATGCCAAGCGACAAGAAAAAGCCCATTTGCATATGGTGCAATTTTCTCCAGACCACAACTATGTTTTAGCAACCGATTTAGGAAGTGATAAAGTGTATTCCTATGCATATAGTCCCAATGCAAATCAACCTTTGGAATTGAAGTATACTATTGATGCGAAAGCAGGAAGCGGACCAAGGCATTTTACTTTTAGTAAAGACGGTAAAAAAGCCTATTTGTTACAAGAATTGGATGGTACTGTTTCGGTTTTTAATTATAAAAAAGGGAATCTTAAATTAATTCAAGAAACCACCGTTTTAAGTGATGGTTTTAATCAATCCTTTACTGCTGCAGATATCCATATTTCACCTGACGAACGTTTTTTATATGCTACCAATAGAAAAGAAGCCAACGATATTAGTTGCTTTAAGATTTTAAAAAATGGCAAATTAGAATTTGTATCTAGAACAAGCACTTTGGGTGATGGGCCACGAAATTTTGCCATTGATCCTACGGGGAATTTTTTGTTAGTGGGGCACCAATTTAGTAACGGTGTAGTGATTTTTAAAAGAGATAAGGCAACAGGATTATTGACGGATACTGGGAAGAGAATTGATTTGTGCTCGCCTGTTTGTTTGGTGTTTACGGGAAAAGAGTAAGGAAGTTGGGATATGGAAGCTGGGAGATGGAAGCTGGGAGATGGAAACTTGAAGTTGCAAGTTGCCCCGGACCCGCGTGAGGGATAGGAGCAAACCGCCAAAGCGGTGCGGATAGCCCGACAGCAGCCAGAAAAATGGGCTACTATTCACAACGAATAGTAGCCCATTTTTTTGGCTGGTGGCACGCCCAAATAGACGAACTTATATTTTTAAGCTAATCTTTGATTGTAAGGATATTTATAAACTGTGTAATCCTTTTAATCTGTGGCTTTCTTTATTTTTTCTTCTTTTTTTGAGCTCTAGTTTTTAACATGTTTCGGTTAACAGAACCATGCGTTTTCTTTTTGGTTTTGGATGGCCCTCCAAGGTTGACTTTGGTATTCTTTTTGGCTTTTTCGTGAAAAGCACCCTCACCATCTGGTTTCTTCTTTTTATTGAATTTAATGACGGGACGTTCTTTTTCAGGTTCGATTAACTTCATCGAAATTTCAACTTCTTCAGGGAAATCTTCAATCTCTAGTTCCATGTTCATCAAGACTTCGATTTCGATTTTGGATTCTTCCTCTCTTGGAGTGATGAAACTAATCGCTGTTCCTGTAGCATCAGCACGACCAGTACGACCAATACGGTGCATGTACAATTCTCCAAATTCGGGCATCTCAAAGTTGATGACATGGGTAATATTCGAAATATCCAAACCTCTGGCCATAATATCCGTGGTAATCAGTCCGCGAAGATTGCCTTCTTGGAAACTTGCCATCGTGGTCAAACGGTAATTTTGTGATTTATTAGAGTGGATGACTCCAAATTGTCCTTCAAAATCCTCTTCGATACGCTCAAAAACCATATCCGAAATCTTCTTGTTATTCACAAAAACCAAGACACGACTCATGTCTTCGTTAGTGGCTAACAAATGTTTCAGTAAATTGATTTTGGTATTAAAGTTGGGAACATTATAAGTGATTTGTGTAATGTTTTCTAAAGGTGTTCCTGAGGCCGAAAGCGTAACTTCTTCAGGATAATCAAAGTAATCATTCAAAACAGCATCGACTTCATCGGTCATCGTTGCAGAGAACAAGATATTTTGACGTTTTTTAGGCATCATCGCCAATAGAGCGGTTAATTGGGTTCTAAAACCAAGGTTCAACATTTCGTCAAACTCATCAATCACTAGTTTTTGAATTTCTTCAAAACGGACTACGTTGTCTAGGGCTAAATCCATGGTTCTACCAGGAGTTCCTACCAGTATATCAGTCCCTTCATAGACATTTTTTTTCTGGGTGTTGATATTTACGCCTCCAAAAATTCCGATGGTACGAACCGACATATATTTGGTTAATTTTTCGATTTCGTCAACTACTTGAACTACTAGTTCACGTGTTGGAACCAGAATGACAATTTTTGGGGTATGCGTAGTTGTAAATTTATATAGCTTTAATAAAGGCAGTAAATAAGCAAAGGTTTTTCCAGTTCCCGTTTGTGCAATACCCATCATATCACGCCCAGACATGATAACAGAAAATGATTTTTCCTGAATAGGAGTAGGGGTTACAAATCCTAAATCCTCAACGGCTTTTTGTACTGATTTCGGAAGATTAAATTGCTCAAAAGTGCTCATAAAACGTATATTTTGTGCAAAGATACGTTTTTTATAAGGATACTAGCATTGGCTAGAGAAACTGTTTGGAAACAACCCTTTGCTTGCAGGTTTTCTGGAGGCGATACTTTTTAAAAAGCAACTAACTTTAAAAGGTAGATTTTAATAAAAGGCTGCTTATAATAAGTTTTTATTGCAATACTTTTGGGAAATATTTTGAAATCCAACCATTAAATTTCCTCAATGACTTAATGGTGAATTTTCAACCTTACAATAATAAATCGTTTAAACTCGTAAATATGAATTTTTTAACCTCTTGGAGCGGCGGAAAAGACAGTTGCTACGCCATGATGAAAGCCGTTGAGCAAGGTTTTGTTCCCAAAGTGCTCTTGAATATGATGAACGAAAACGGAAAGATTTCCCGTTCTCATGGATTGCCACTAGCGATTTTGGAACAACAAGCTTTGCAAATGGATGTACCATTAGAAGCGGTTCCTGCCAGTTGGGAAGATTATGAAGTCAAATACATTCAGACTTTAAAATCACTAAAGTCCAGATACGATTTTGAAGCAGCCGTCTTTGGAGATATCGATTTGCAAGCGCATAAAGACTGGGAAGATAAGGTTTGTGCTGCTGCTAGTTTACAAGCTGTTTTACCGCTTTGGCAGCAAGACCGCTTGGTCCTAGTCAATGAGATGTTGGCCAATGGAATCGAAACCATGATTGTTTCCTGCAATGCACAAATGGGTGAGAACTATCTTGGTCGCATCTTGACTCACGAATTAGCCCAAGAATTGCAGGAAAAAGGCATTGACCCCTGTGGCGAAAATGGCGAATTTCACACTATGGTTATCCATTGTCCCTTGTTCAAAAATCCAATTTCTTTACCCACATACACTACAACGACCCATGAAAACTACTGTTTCATCGTTTGGGAATAGAATTTTTGTTAGTAGCATAATCCCACCATTCGTTACAAGCTTTTTGTATAAATACTATTTTTCTACGCTAGGAGAGGAGCTTCCGTTGGTCGCTCTCTCCTAGCAAGAAAAATTATTATTTATCCTGCAAAGGCTTTTCACTGCTGTTGGGGCTAGGGAATTGCTTACTTAATAGCAACTGAGTTAACATTGTTTTTATGGTTTTTTTAAGTTTAATAGGCTGTTAGTTAGTGGTTTGATTTAAGTCTGCTGCTCGTGAATTAAAAATATCGAAAACAATAAATTTAGTATTATATTTGCCGCCGTATTGAGGTTGCTGTTTTTTTAATTGAAACAGCATTAAAAGGGAATCAGGTGAATTTATTTATAATAATAAATCCTGAGCTGTACCCGCAACTGTAAGCTATCAAGCTTGTTGTTATCTACAAAACCATTGTTCGTCTAGGCGGATGAGAAGGTAAACAACAAGACGCAAGCCAGGAGACCTGCCTATTACATCGAGTATCAAACTTTCGGGAAAAAAGGTTTGGGTATGGGTCATTCTATGCTTTTCTCCCATTTTTAATCATGCAATGGTTTATAGACCTTTGCTAAATGTTTTATTAAAATGAACAAGAAAATCGTTCGTATTAGTATGTTGTGCCTACTAATAGGTGCATCTACTTTTGCACAAAAAAAAGGAGCTATCGCGGTTCCAAATGAATTAAACGAAGTTGTTATCTCCGATTCAAAATTTGCTTTACCAAAAGAAAAATCAGGAAAAGTAATTGTGAAAATCACTGCTGAAGATTTGGCAAAAAGAGAAGGACAGTCTCTTGCCACTGTATTAAGTTCTGTAGCAGGTGTTGAAATTAATGGAAATCAGAGTAATGCTGGTAGAAATTTAGGGGTGTACATACGTGGTAGCCGTACACGTCAAACCTTGATTTTAATTGATGGTGTTCCCGTTTCGGATGCTTCAGGAATTAATTTAGAATATGATTTGCGTTTGCTTCCTGTGGAACAAGTAGAAAGTGTCGAAATCATGAAAGGAGCCTCAAGTACTTTATATGGCTCTGGTGCAGCTGCAGGTGTTATTAATATTACCCTAAAAAAAGGAACTAAAAAAGATATTTCTGGTACGGTATATCTGAATACAGGTACGCAAGTAACTGCTGATAAGACCAACTATAGTCCGAAAGAATTCAATCAAGGATTCAATTTTGGTGCTAAAAATGAAAAAATCAATTATTTTGCCTCTTTAAATAGTAGTGCTGTTCAAGGAATTTCAGAAGTTAAAGGTGTTGATTTTGAAGACGATCTTTTTCAAAGAGTAAATTCGGTTGTGAAATTAGGTTTTACTCCAACTAAAAAACTAAGCTTAGATTTTTCAGCTAACTATGACCGAATCAAAAATGAGTTTGATGATGTCTATGATAATTTTAACAACCCAGATTCGCCTGTAAATGTCTCAACTTCTGAGCAATTTCGTTTAGGATTTTCACCAAAATACAAATACAATAAAGGAGAGTTAGTATTGAATTCTAGTTTTAATATGATTGAAAGAGGATATAACGTGTTCAATAGCAGGACAAAAAAAGTTGATCCAAGTGAATATAAATCACGAAATGTAAACGTTGATGCCTTCAATAAATACCAGTTTTGCAAGCAATTTTTTGCAGTTCTAGGGAGTCAGTTTCAATTTCAAGAAATGAATTCTCAGACTGTTTACGGTAGTATTGCTGGTGAAATGGCTAAATTTAACACTGTCGATCCGTATTTTACAGCAGTTTATAATTCGGATTTTGGTTTAAATGTAAATTTAGGAGGTAGATACAATATACATAGTGTTTATGGAGAGCATTTAGTGTATAATATCAATCCATCGTTTTCATTTTCTGATTTACCTTTAAAATTATTGGCTTCTTATAGTACAGCCTATATTACTCCTAGTTTGTATCAATTGTATTCTCCTTATGGAAACCTTGATTTGACTCCTGAGGAAAATAGTACTGTTGAAGCAGGATTTGAGGTGTCATTATTAGACAAGAAGCTAACATTGAATACCGTTGCTTACTACAGGCAAGAAGATAATGCGATAGGTTTTTATACAAATCCTACAACCTATAAATCAAATTACGTCAACACGGTTGGGAAATATAATGCGAGAGGGGTAGAGGCTATGGTTTCTTATGCTTTTTCAAAGGATTTAGGAGTAAATGTAAACTATACTTTTACACAAGTGGAAGAAGCATTAAGCAAATTGATCCCAAAACACAAAGCAAATGCTTCTGTTGATTACCAATTGAATGAACGAACATCTTTCAATGTGAATTATCAATATGTAGATAAAAGGAATACTTCTTATTTTAACGGAGCTACTTTTAAATCTACACCAGTACTTTTAGATGCATACCAATTAGTAAATGCAACGGCTAGATACAACCTAATCAAAAATAGGATGAATGTATTTGGTTCGGTAACGAATATTTTTAATGAAGATTTTCTTGAAAACGTAGGTTATAGCACACGTGGACGAAACTTTAAAATTGGTTTTACTCTATTGTTCTAGTTCGAAAGAAACAGGATTAAATAAAAATCCCCTGATAGTGGTTAGTGCTATCAGGGGATTTTCCGTAAATTAACAATTGTAATTTACATCGTCTGTATGTTGTTTTGTTCTAAAATTGCCAAAAGATAAAGGCTTTGATCAGCATCATATTTTTCAATTCCACATTTATACCAATCTTCAATAATATTCAATTGATATTCTGTGAAACCTTCAGAATCGATATTCATTCCAAGCATTCCAGCTAATTGAAATTCGTCTAATACTTTATTTGTGACAATTCTGGAAGGAATCCCATCTGTTATTTTACCATTCAATCTCTCATAGTCAGATCTGCCACAATGAAAACCTACATTAAATGCTTGGCATTCTTTCTTACTGGAGTTTAGGTGTAAAAAGGGATTTAAACCATATGAATATCCTTCCATGTAATCTTGTCTGTAGACAGGGTCAAATATATCTTCCATACTGTTTAGGATTAAGTTTCGGTATTAATTACAATCAAACCTACTATAATAAAGGCTAGGATTAAATTATAATCGTTAAAAGGGAAAAAAAAACTTTAATCTTCATGTTTTTATGATAAATAGTGATTTTTTGTTTTGTTTAAGCTGGTGTCTAATGATTAATTATTATTTATTGATAGGATGGTGTTATTGATTTTTCAACTGTAATATTGTGTTGAATTTTAAATAAATGGTAGAAGGTTTAGTTTTAATCTAGTTGCTAAAACGGGATTTGATTAAATAAGAAATTATGTTTGTAGAGAGATATATTCTTAAAAACACATCGTATAGATGAATAAATTATATAAGGTAAATAAGAGTTAGTATTTGATAATTTAGTTTGTGTGTAATAGCTGTGTTTTTTTTTAATTTACTGACTACCAAATAAAAATACCAACCAAAATGAACCAATCTTTTATAAAAAAAACAATCTTTCAATTGCTGTTAATTTTAATGTGGAGTTACACTTGGTCGCAACCACGTCAAATAGTTATTGTAGAACAAACTTTTGTTTATGCAAATTCGGCTACAGTTGCTGATTTGGATTCAAGAGTGACTGGTCTTCTTCCTGGTGATGGTGCAGTATGGATGAATGCTGCAACTGGAGGGACTGCTTTTTTGCCAACAGATGCTCTTATTAGTGGGCAGAAATACTATTTGAAAAATACAGAAGACAATACTAAATATGCGATTGGTACTCGATTAAGAATTATTGCTTTTCAAATTTCGCCAAGTTTAGTGCCAAGTAAATCCAATGTATTGTGTGAAGGAGAAATAGTTCAGATTAAAGCTGAAGGTTTATTAACTACCGAAGAGTTTACCGCCAAAAATACCAATGGTTTAGGTTTGAATTTAGTTAAGGTAGCTCAGTTTCAGCAGTCAAATTATTTTGTAAAAGTAGGTACTGATGCAAAGCCACTTTCGATGTCTTGGACAGCAGCCGATGATTTAATTTCGAACATACCTGGTGCCTCTATGTACATTATTAACGGAGGAACTCCTGGTGGTGCACAGCCTCTAGAAGAGACTACTGTTTTGAGCGGATTAGATGCGTTAGGCTATTTGAATAAGCAAGGACCTCCAAAAGTGCCTTCTGGCTATGCTTTTTGGTTGGGTTTAAAGCAATATGGGAATGCTTATGATTTTGATGATAGGACAGGGATAAATAATAAGGGTTGGTACTGGGTTAATGGAATGCCGTTAGGATATGAAAATTGGGATAAAAACCCAACAACTTTAGTATTGATTGAACCTAATGACTATAATGCTAATGGAACCGTTGGAGCGATTCCTCCTCATGATGAAGATAATGCCGAATTTAACTTTCAATCTAGGACGGCTGCTGCTTGGGTAGATGCACCTGATTTAAGTCCGTTGCATGCCTCTGTTCCTTTGTTTGAATTTCAGGGGATTACATCGCTTCAATGGAGTAAATACAATACAACGACAAGTAGTTGGGAACTTATGCCTGGTGAAACTAATGGGATCTTGAGCACAACAGCAATTGCAGGTACGCTACGGTATAAATTAGATTATAGTATTAATGGGACGTCGCAGCCTCCTTTGATGTATGATGTCATTGGTACTGCTATAACAATAACAACACAGCCTACTTCGGTTTCTTCTTGTGGCGAAAATGTTTCTTTTTCAATTCTAAGTGATGGTGATTTGTATCAATGGCAGGTTTCAACAGATGGTGCGACTTGGAAAGATGTTACGAATAATGCTATTTATAGTAACTCAAATTCAACTGAATTAAAAATTACTAGCCCAGTAAATACAATGAATAGCTATAGGTATAGAGTACTTATTAAAAAAACAGGTGCTTCCTGTAGTTTATTTTCTAATGAAGTAAGTTTAACTGTAAATGTGATTGCTACGCCTACAATTACGGCAGGAAGTTCTACTACTTTCTGTACAGGTGATAGTGTCGTGCTGACCTCTTCCTCAGCTACAGGGAATCTTTGGTCAACTGGAGAAACTACACAATCAATAACAGTGACTTCATCAGGAACTTATACAGTGAAAGTGATGAATGGTAGTTGTGCATCAGCTACTTCAGCGGGAACTGTGGTTACAGTAAATGCGATTCCTGCCACGCCAACGATTTCAGCAACAGGTGTAACAACTTTCTGTTCTGGTGGAAGTGTGGTTTTAACTTCATCATCGTCTGTTGGAAACCTTTGGTCAACTGGTGAGACAACTCAGTCAATAACAGTTGCTTCGTCAGGAACTTATACTGTAAAAGTAATTAATAATGGTTGTACATCAGCAACTTCAGCGGGTACTAATGTTACAGTGAATCCTACACCGGCTACCCCAATTATTACAACAGTTAGCCCGACTACTTTTTGTACTGGTGGTAGCGTAGTTTTAACTTCGTCTTCGTCTGTTGGAAACTTATGGTCGACAGGAGAGACTACACAATCAATAACAGTGACTTCATCAGGTACTTATACAGTGAAAGTAATGAATGGTAGTTGTGCATCGGCTACTTCAGCGGGAACTGTGGTTACAGTAAATGCGATTCCTGCCACGCCAACGATTTTAGCAACTGGTGCAACAACTTTCTGTTCTGGTGGAAGTGTCGTTTTAACTTCATCTTCGTCTGTTGGAAACCTTTGGTCAACTGGTGAGACAACTCAGTCAATAACAGTTGCTTCGTCAGGAACTTATACTGTAAAAGTAATTAGTAATGGTTGTACATCAGCAACTTCAGCGGGTACTAATGTTACAGTGAATCCTACACCAGCTACCCCAATTATTACAACAGTTAGCCCGACTACTTTTTGTACTGGTGGTAGCGTAGTTTTAACTTCGTCTTCGTCTGTTGGAAACTTATGGTCGACAGGAGAGACTACACAATCAATAACAGTGACTTCATCAGGAACTTATACAGTGAAAGTAATGAACGGTAGTTGTACATCACCTACTTCAGCGGGAACTGTGGTTACAGTGAATGCGATTCCTGCCACGCCAACGATTTCAACAACTGGTGCAACAACTTTCTGTTCTGGCGGAAGTGTCGTTTTAACTTCATCTTCCTCTGTTGGAAACCTTTGGTCAACTGGTGAGACAACTCAGTCAATTAGCGTTTCAACTACTGGAAACTATACTGTGATGGTGACTACTAACGGCTGTTCTTCATCAGTGTCTTCAACAACGAATGTTATTGTAAATCCTCTACCAAGTATTAATACAAATGAGAATGGAGATGAAGATGTTTTAATTTGTTCTGGTATCTCTACCTTTTCGATCTTATTAGAAGCTGGAATAAACGACGGTACACCTACTAGTGATTACACTTATCTTTGGTCTAAAAATGGAATATTAATCACACCGTCTGAAACTAATCCCACATTAACGGTTAATTCTGATGGAGTCTATACCGTCAAAGTAAGTTCGAAATTAACCAATTGTAGTAGTGTTAGAACAATTAAAGTAATTCCTTCCGAAGCACCTAAAATTAAGGCTATTGATATTGTTGAATTAACCGATAATAATTCGATAACAATTCATCTCGATTCAGGTCAGGGTAAGTACTTGTATAGTATTGAAGGGGTTAATGGTGGTTATCAAGAGTCTAATTTTTTTAATGATATTGCACCTGGAGTTTACGAGGTTTTTGTAAAAGATACCAGTAATTGTGGTAGTGACAATAGAACGGTTTATGTTCTTGGTGCTCCCAAGTATTTTACGCCAAATGGTGATGGTTATAATGATTATTGGAATATAAAAGGAATTAACGGGACAGCTAATGCAAATTCAATGATTTCCATTTTTGACCGTTATGGTAAACTTTTAAAACAGCTAAGACCTTTGGAGCAAGGTTGGAATGGGACTTTTAAAGGTGTTTTATTGCCTGCAACGGATTATTGGTTTACAGTAAAACTAGAAGATGGAAGAGAGGCAACTGGTCATTTTTCGTTAAAAAGGTAATTCATAAAAAAAAAGCGCTAACCAGCGCTTTTTCTATTTTAGTTATTCTTCATCATCAATCATATGAGATTTTGAATACCCTCTCCATTTGTCAATGCAATCTTGAAAATCTTGAGGTAAATCAGTGTCAAATCGCATGTGTTCACCTGTTGTAGGATGGATAAATCCTAAGGTTTTAGCATGTAAGGCTTGTCTTGGTAATGCTTTAAAACAATTGTCTATAAATTGTTTGTATTTAGTAAAAGTTGTTCCTTTTAGTATCAAATGTCCACCATAACGCTCATCATTAAATAAAGGATGACCAATATGTTTCATATGTGCTCTAATTTGGTGTGTACGTCCTGTTTCTAGTTGGCAAGAAATCAATGTAACATAGCCAAAACGTTCTAGTACCTTGTAATGTGTAATAGCAGGTTTTCCTATCTCAGGGTCTGCAAAAACAGCCATTTGCATTCGGTCCTTTAAGTGACGCGCTAGGTTTCCTTCAATCGTTCCTTTTTCTTCAGTAACATTTCCCCAAACCAAAGCGATATATTCTCTTTCAGTAGTTTTGGCTTCAAATTGTTTAGCCAAATGGGTCATTGCTGCCTCTGTCTTAGCAATTACTAATAATCCAGAAGTGTCTTTGTCAATACGATGTACTAATCCAGGACGTTCGCTACTGTTCATTGGTAAATTTTCAAAATGAAAAGCCAATGCATTGACAAGTGTTCCAGTGTAATTTCCGTGACCAGGATGTACCACTAAACCGGGTTCTTTGTTGACCAATAATAAGGCATCATCTTCATAAACAATGTTTAATGGGATGTTTTCCGGTAGAATATGATTTTCAAAAGGAGGATGGGATAACATTACTGTAACCAAATCAAATGGTTTTACCTTATAATTTGATTTTACTGCAATTTCATTTACAAAAATATTTCCTCCCGAAGCTGCATTTTGAATTTTGTTTCGGGTAGCATTTGGGATTAATCCCATCAAATATTTGTCTATTCTTAATAAGGCTTGTCCTTTAGGAACTTCAAATCTAAAGTGTTCGAATAATTCGTCTTCTAAGTCAACCGACTCTATATTATTGTTCATTAGGCATTTCATCTATTGGACTAGCTAGGCTGTCCGTTGGTATACTCTCTTCATAACTCGCTTTTCCATCTCCTAAAACCAAATCAATTTTAGAACCTTTTAAGACTTTATCACCAGCTTTTATATTACGACCTTTAAAGCGCATTTCAAGCACCATATCTTTTCCTAAATTAGGGATATA is from Flavobacterium sp. NG2 and encodes:
- a CDS encoding TonB-dependent receptor plug domain-containing protein, yielding MNKKIVRISMLCLLIGASTFAQKKGAIAVPNELNEVVISDSKFALPKEKSGKVIVKITAEDLAKREGQSLATVLSSVAGVEINGNQSNAGRNLGVYIRGSRTRQTLILIDGVPVSDASGINLEYDLRLLPVEQVESVEIMKGASSTLYGSGAAAGVINITLKKGTKKDISGTVYLNTGTQVTADKTNYSPKEFNQGFNFGAKNEKINYFASLNSSAVQGISEVKGVDFEDDLFQRVNSVVKLGFTPTKKLSLDFSANYDRIKNEFDDVYDNFNNPDSPVNVSTSEQFRLGFSPKYKYNKGELVLNSSFNMIERGYNVFNSRTKKVDPSEYKSRNVNVDAFNKYQFCKQFFAVLGSQFQFQEMNSQTVYGSIAGEMAKFNTVDPYFTAVYNSDFGLNVNLGGRYNIHSVYGEHLVYNINPSFSFSDLPLKLLASYSTAYITPSLYQLYSPYGNLDLTPEENSTVEAGFEVSLLDKKLTLNTVAYYRQEDNAIGFYTNPTTYKSNYVNTVGKYNARGVEAMVSYAFSKDLGVNVNYTFTQVEEALSKLIPKHKANASVDYQLNERTSFNVNYQYVDKRNTSYFNGATFKSTPVLLDAYQLVNATARYNLIKNRMNVFGSVTNIFNEDFLENVGYSTRGRNFKIGFTLLF
- a CDS encoding T9SS type B sorting domain-containing protein — translated: MNQSFIKKTIFQLLLILMWSYTWSQPRQIVIVEQTFVYANSATVADLDSRVTGLLPGDGAVWMNAATGGTAFLPTDALISGQKYYLKNTEDNTKYAIGTRLRIIAFQISPSLVPSKSNVLCEGEIVQIKAEGLLTTEEFTAKNTNGLGLNLVKVAQFQQSNYFVKVGTDAKPLSMSWTAADDLISNIPGASMYIINGGTPGGAQPLEETTVLSGLDALGYLNKQGPPKVPSGYAFWLGLKQYGNAYDFDDRTGINNKGWYWVNGMPLGYENWDKNPTTLVLIEPNDYNANGTVGAIPPHDEDNAEFNFQSRTAAAWVDAPDLSPLHASVPLFEFQGITSLQWSKYNTTTSSWELMPGETNGILSTTAIAGTLRYKLDYSINGTSQPPLMYDVIGTAITITTQPTSVSSCGENVSFSILSDGDLYQWQVSTDGATWKDVTNNAIYSNSNSTELKITSPVNTMNSYRYRVLIKKTGASCSLFSNEVSLTVNVIATPTITAGSSTTFCTGDSVVLTSSSATGNLWSTGETTQSITVTSSGTYTVKVMNGSCASATSAGTVVTVNAIPATPTISATGVTTFCSGGSVVLTSSSSVGNLWSTGETTQSITVASSGTYTVKVINNGCTSATSAGTNVTVNPTPATPIITTVSPTTFCTGGSVVLTSSSSVGNLWSTGETTQSITVTSSGTYTVKVMNGSCASATSAGTVVTVNAIPATPTILATGATTFCSGGSVVLTSSSSVGNLWSTGETTQSITVASSGTYTVKVISNGCTSATSAGTNVTVNPTPATPIITTVSPTTFCTGGSVVLTSSSSVGNLWSTGETTQSITVTSSGTYTVKVMNGSCTSPTSAGTVVTVNAIPATPTISTTGATTFCSGGSVVLTSSSSVGNLWSTGETTQSISVSTTGNYTVMVTTNGCSSSVSSTTNVIVNPLPSINTNENGDEDVLICSGISTFSILLEAGINDGTPTSDYTYLWSKNGILITPSETNPTLTVNSDGVYTVKVSSKLTNCSSVRTIKVIPSEAPKIKAIDIVELTDNNSITIHLDSGQGKYLYSIEGVNGGYQESNFFNDIAPGVYEVFVKDTSNCGSDNRTVYVLGAPKYFTPNGDGYNDYWNIKGINGTANANSMISIFDRYGKLLKQLRPLEQGWNGTFKGVLLPATDYWFTVKLEDGREATGHFSLKR
- a CDS encoding RluA family pseudouridine synthase, translating into MNNNIESVDLEDELFEHFRFEVPKGQALLRIDKYLMGLIPNATRNKIQNAASGGNIFVNEIAVKSNYKVKPFDLVTVMLSHPPFENHILPENIPLNIVYEDDALLLVNKEPGLVVHPGHGNYTGTLVNALAFHFENLPMNSSERPGLVHRIDKDTSGLLVIAKTEAAMTHLAKQFEAKTTEREYIALVWGNVTEEKGTIEGNLARHLKDRMQMAVFADPEIGKPAITHYKVLERFGYVTLISCQLETGRTHQIRAHMKHIGHPLFNDERYGGHLILKGTTFTKYKQFIDNCFKALPRQALHAKTLGFIHPTTGEHMRFDTDLPQDFQDCIDKWRGYSKSHMIDDEE